From a region of the Paracoccus liaowanqingii genome:
- a CDS encoding acyltransferase family protein — protein sequence MKVSRPAPERLEVLQAGRAAATVLVVLYHANNFMLPLRLYDGDTAWQGFGWGYGAVEFFFVLSGFIIARAHHSDVGQPVRILRFLYRRCIRILLMYWLVLTALLSQGYCKES from the coding sequence GTGAAAGTGTCTCGGCCGGCACCGGAACGGCTGGAGGTTCTGCAGGCCGGGCGTGCGGCTGCCACTGTTTTGGTTGTCCTTTATCACGCCAACAATTTCATGCTGCCGCTGCGTCTGTACGACGGGGATACTGCGTGGCAAGGCTTCGGATGGGGCTACGGCGCCGTTGAATTCTTCTTTGTCCTGTCTGGGTTCATCATCGCCCGTGCCCACCACAGCGATGTCGGACAACCGGTCCGGATCCTGCGGTTCCTGTACAGGAGATGCATCCGCATTCTGCTGATGTATTGGCTGGTACTGACGGCCCTGCTTTCACAGGGATACTGCAAGGAATCATAA
- a CDS encoding WecB/TagA/CpsF family glycosyltransferase: MPISVVDYDRAADCVIAAARQSQPYLVTALAVHGVVEARTKAEMGQVIERFDIVTPDGQPVRMALNLLYRAGLTDRVYGPTLMLRICEAAATQDIPVFLYGSTGEVVTALSQALVAKIPKLRVAGAEPSLFRPLQADESATLAQRVRDSGAGIVFIGLGCPRQELFAFDHRDIIGLPQVCVGAAFDFHAGHKRQAPQWMQDHALEWLFRLSQEPRRLFGRYAVTNSIFLFALARQWAARTS; this comes from the coding sequence GTGCCCATCTCGGTAGTCGACTATGACCGCGCCGCAGATTGCGTAATCGCCGCGGCACGGCAATCGCAACCATATCTTGTTACGGCCCTAGCGGTTCATGGCGTGGTCGAGGCACGGACTAAGGCAGAAATGGGGCAAGTGATCGAGCGGTTCGACATCGTCACACCGGATGGCCAACCGGTTCGCATGGCACTGAACTTGCTTTATCGTGCAGGTTTAACGGACCGCGTCTATGGCCCCACGCTGATGCTAAGGATCTGCGAGGCTGCGGCTACGCAGGACATCCCGGTCTTCCTCTATGGTTCGACCGGGGAGGTCGTCACTGCGCTTAGCCAAGCATTGGTCGCCAAGATTCCTAAGCTGCGGGTGGCAGGGGCGGAGCCGTCCCTATTTCGCCCGCTCCAAGCTGATGAAAGCGCGACCCTTGCGCAGCGGGTGCGCGACAGTGGCGCAGGTATCGTCTTCATCGGCTTGGGGTGCCCACGGCAGGAACTCTTCGCCTTTGATCACCGCGACATCATCGGCTTGCCCCAGGTTTGCGTGGGTGCGGCCTTCGATTTTCATGCTGGCCATAAGCGGCAGGCACCTCAATGGATGCAGGATCACGCGCTAGAGTGGCTGTTCCGCCTGAGCCAGGAGCCGAGGCGGCTGTTTGGCCGGTACGCCGTGACCAATTCGATCTTTCTCTTTGCACTGGCCCGGCAATGGGCAGCGCGCACTTCTTGA
- a CDS encoding NAD-dependent epimerase/dehydratase family protein codes for MKRMIVTGSAGLIGSEAVRHYDRQGWNVIGVDNNMRRVFFGSDGDTAWQRDRLQRDCSAYRHASIDIRDRRAVLDLFAEVRPDTVIHCAAQPSHDLAATIPFDDFEVNAVGTLNLLEATRRYATEAPFLFTSTNKVYGDGPNFISLVEHDTRFDFNDPHHAKGIAETFPIDQTKHSLFGASKVAADVMVQEYGRYFGMNTVCFRGGCLTGAGHSGAQLHGYLSYIFKAAAEDRPYTIFGYKGKQVRDQIHSRDVIAAFDAFIAAPRAGAVYNLGGGKANSVSILESIDRIGQLSGRTLTWTLSDQNRIGDHVVYYTDLTRFRTDYPDWRLTMSIDDIFDEFARVSFSSRSAA; via the coding sequence ATGAAACGCATGATCGTGACCGGCAGCGCGGGCCTGATCGGCTCGGAAGCGGTGCGGCACTACGACCGCCAAGGCTGGAATGTCATCGGCGTCGACAACAACATGCGCCGAGTGTTTTTCGGCAGCGATGGCGACACGGCTTGGCAGCGCGACCGACTGCAGCGGGACTGCTCTGCCTATCGCCACGCGTCTATCGACATCCGCGACCGCCGCGCAGTTCTCGATCTCTTCGCAGAGGTTCGACCCGATACAGTAATCCACTGTGCAGCTCAACCCAGCCATGATCTTGCGGCGACAATTCCCTTCGACGATTTCGAAGTCAATGCGGTGGGCACGCTAAACCTCCTAGAGGCCACGCGACGCTACGCCACTGAAGCGCCCTTCCTCTTCACCAGCACCAATAAGGTCTACGGCGATGGCCCGAATTTTATCTCGCTGGTCGAGCACGACACTAGGTTCGACTTCAACGACCCGCATCATGCCAAAGGAATTGCGGAGACTTTCCCGATTGACCAAACCAAGCACAGCCTCTTCGGAGCCAGCAAGGTGGCAGCCGATGTCATGGTGCAGGAGTATGGGCGCTATTTCGGGATGAACACCGTCTGCTTCCGCGGCGGGTGCTTGACTGGCGCAGGGCACTCCGGCGCCCAGCTGCACGGTTATCTGTCCTACATCTTCAAGGCAGCTGCCGAAGATCGCCCTTACACCATCTTCGGATACAAGGGCAAGCAGGTCCGCGACCAGATTCACAGCCGGGATGTCATCGCCGCCTTTGACGCTTTCATCGCCGCGCCGCGGGCAGGGGCTGTCTACAACCTAGGCGGCGGCAAGGCGAACAGCGTGTCTATTCTAGAGTCGATCGACAGGATTGGTCAGCTTTCCGGACGCACTCTGACCTGGACCCTCAGTGACCAGAACCGGATCGGCGATCATGTCGTTTATTACACCGACCTGACCCGGTTCCGGACGGACTATCCCGATTGGCGTCTAACCATGTCGATCGATGATATCTTTGACGAGTTTGCACGCGTCAGCTTCTCGTCGAGGTCTGCGGCATGA
- a CDS encoding O-antigen ligase family protein: MLLLPVYLVTISVAARHPRQLLSTLRGNLPFALLVALPFLSTLWSVSPSITLRRSIGLALSILLAYVVATRFTPRQFLLIVVAVLGTSMVCSLLFAVLAPQMAYMPVGHELRGVFNHKNVLGWNAAICILATANLLVDRTANLRGLATVLLIASFCCLLLSGSSTALVVSAASGFFTLVYTLLRRSRGATRIVLILIAAQVALVGLMSIKVLVELLAEGVGKDPSLTGRVPLWALVDQNILQRPLLGHGYQAFWTQGNGEAWEIWTKLAWIAPHAHNGFRDWMLSCGIIGTIPLLTVLWRVLARGAWLHWHRPQEGWLWLNVLICVFIVMNLTESLLLVQNSFLFIIFAAAVLMVSAGQGRPRA; this comes from the coding sequence ATGCTGCTGCTACCGGTCTATCTTGTTACGATCTCGGTCGCTGCGCGCCATCCGCGGCAACTGTTGTCAACGTTGCGAGGAAACCTGCCTTTTGCTTTGCTCGTGGCGTTACCATTTTTGTCAACGTTGTGGTCGGTGAGTCCGTCAATCACCCTAAGGCGGTCGATCGGGCTCGCACTGTCAATTCTTCTTGCCTATGTCGTCGCCACAAGGTTCACGCCGCGGCAGTTCCTTCTGATCGTGGTAGCGGTACTTGGCACAAGCATGGTCTGCAGTCTTTTGTTTGCCGTTCTTGCTCCCCAGATGGCCTATATGCCTGTCGGCCATGAGTTACGCGGCGTTTTCAACCACAAGAATGTCCTAGGCTGGAATGCTGCGATCTGCATTCTGGCAACGGCCAATCTTCTCGTCGACAGGACGGCCAATTTGCGAGGTTTGGCGACTGTTCTGCTGATCGCCAGCTTTTGCTGTCTTCTCCTGTCGGGATCAAGCACGGCGCTAGTGGTATCGGCCGCGTCTGGATTTTTCACACTGGTTTATACCCTGCTCCGCCGGAGCCGAGGCGCCACCCGGATCGTGCTAATCCTGATTGCGGCGCAGGTGGCTCTTGTGGGGTTGATGTCGATCAAGGTGCTGGTGGAGTTGTTGGCCGAGGGCGTCGGCAAGGACCCGTCGCTGACTGGGCGGGTGCCGCTCTGGGCGCTCGTGGATCAAAATATCCTGCAACGGCCGCTGCTGGGCCATGGCTACCAAGCGTTTTGGACCCAGGGAAATGGAGAAGCTTGGGAGATCTGGACCAAGCTCGCCTGGATCGCGCCGCATGCGCATAACGGCTTCCGCGACTGGATGCTCAGCTGCGGCATCATCGGCACGATCCCACTGCTAACAGTGCTCTGGCGCGTGCTTGCCCGAGGCGCTTGGCTGCACTGGCACAGGCCCCAAGAAGGGTGGCTCTGGCTGAACGTCTTGATATGCGTGTTCATCGTCATGAACCTTACCGAGAGCCTTCTGCTGGTACAGAACAGCTTTCTCTTCATCATCTTTGCGGCAGCCGTGCTGATGGTGTCGGCCGGGCAGGGGCGCCCCCGGGCTTAA
- a CDS encoding nucleotide sugar dehydrogenase, which yields MAFCNIAIAGIGYVGLSNAVLLAGRNTVRALDVDADRVAMLNDRLCPIIDADIAHHLATRDLDLTATTDPATAYAGADHVIVATPTNYDPVTNRFDTSSVEAVIADVMRLAPQAVIVVKSTVPVGFTLDVRARLGTDQVIFSPEFLREGRALHDNLHPSRIVVGEDSPRGRVFADLLAEAALDDDVPILLTGPTEAEAIKLFANTYLALRVAYFNELDSYALTSGLDSRQIIEGVGLDPRIGGHYNNPSFGYGGYCLPKDSKQLLANYADVPQNLIAAVVEANRTRKDVIADHILARRPQVVGIYRLVMKAGSDNFRQSAVQGIMKRLKAKGVEVIVYEPAMDETQFYGSEVITDLEAFKARAGLIVANRLTDDLKGVEDKVYTRDLFGGD from the coding sequence TTGGCATTTTGTAATATTGCCATTGCCGGGATCGGCTATGTGGGCCTGTCGAACGCGGTCCTTCTGGCCGGGCGCAACACGGTCCGGGCGCTGGACGTGGACGCGGACCGCGTCGCCATGCTGAACGACCGCCTCTGCCCGATCATCGACGCGGACATCGCTCATCATCTGGCGACCCGCGATCTGGACCTGACCGCCACGACCGACCCCGCCACCGCCTATGCGGGCGCCGACCATGTCATCGTGGCCACGCCCACCAACTACGATCCTGTCACTAACCGCTTCGACACCTCCAGCGTCGAGGCGGTGATCGCGGATGTCATGCGGCTGGCCCCGCAGGCGGTGATCGTGGTGAAATCGACCGTGCCCGTGGGCTTCACGCTGGACGTGCGGGCGCGGCTCGGCACCGATCAGGTGATCTTCAGCCCCGAATTCCTGCGCGAGGGCCGTGCGCTGCACGACAACCTGCACCCCTCGCGCATCGTGGTGGGCGAGGACAGCCCGCGCGGCCGCGTCTTTGCCGACCTGCTGGCCGAGGCCGCGTTGGACGACGATGTCCCGATCCTGCTGACCGGCCCCACCGAGGCCGAGGCGATCAAGCTGTTCGCCAATACCTATCTTGCCCTGCGCGTCGCCTATTTCAACGAGCTGGACAGCTATGCCCTGACCAGCGGGCTGGACAGCCGCCAGATCATCGAGGGCGTGGGCCTGGATCCCCGTATCGGCGGGCATTACAACAACCCCTCCTTCGGCTATGGCGGCTATTGCCTGCCCAAGGACAGCAAGCAGCTCTTGGCCAACTATGCCGACGTGCCCCAGAACCTGATTGCCGCCGTGGTCGAGGCGAACCGCACCCGCAAGGACGTGATCGCCGACCATATTCTGGCGCGGCGCCCGCAGGTGGTGGGGATCTATCGGCTGGTGATGAAGGCCGGGTCGGACAATTTCCGCCAGTCCGCCGTGCAGGGCATCATGAAGCGGCTGAAGGCCAAGGGCGTCGAGGTCATCGTCTACGAGCCCGCCATGGACGAAACCCAGTTCTACGGCTCCGAGGTGATCACCGACCTAGAGGCCTTCAAGGCGCGTGCCGGGCTGATCGTGGCGAACCGGCTGACCGACGACCTCAAGGGTGTCGAGGACAAGGTCTATACCCGCGACCTCTTCGGCGGCGACTGA
- a CDS encoding DUF6946 family protein: MILQGVPVDRQHQSGLRLDLAGTVVSAASLSSCALSMTLGDRFEVLNWLLLATTAAGMIQFLRVEARSIVPLVEPPRNLRYQLFHRTAAAIIEADRMNTGAAAMIVQSFSQEHRWFEDFAAFCAFLGLRSERSVPLVRQLPDGQDLIIGWATRNPQYFARRVWTARPVWDLVHWWRPNSSELPLLALQPVSMQDRRGLPLVFPGPPCCPAPSRP; encoded by the coding sequence ATGATCCTGCAGGGGGTCCCTGTGGACCGCCAGCATCAAAGCGGCCTGCGGCTCGACTTGGCTGGAACGGTTGTCTCCGCTGCGTCGCTCTCATCTTGTGCTCTCTCGATGACCCTTGGCGACAGGTTCGAAGTTCTCAACTGGCTTCTGCTGGCCACGACTGCCGCAGGAATGATCCAGTTTTTGCGCGTCGAGGCCCGATCCATTGTACCCCTCGTAGAGCCGCCTCGGAATCTTCGCTACCAACTCTTTCACCGAACTGCAGCTGCGATCATCGAGGCGGATCGGATGAACACGGGCGCTGCTGCCATGATCGTCCAGTCGTTCTCCCAAGAACACAGGTGGTTCGAAGATTTCGCCGCCTTCTGCGCTTTTCTAGGCCTTCGCTCTGAACGTTCGGTGCCTCTGGTGCGCCAATTGCCGGATGGACAAGACCTGATCATTGGTTGGGCCACGAGAAATCCGCAATATTTTGCACGGAGGGTTTGGACTGCCCGACCTGTGTGGGATCTGGTGCATTGGTGGCGTCCCAACTCAAGCGAACTCCCTTTGCTTGCACTGCAGCCTGTGTCGATGCAGGATCGACGTGGGTTACCTTTGGTTTTTCCGGGACCTCCATGCTGCCCAGCTCCGTCACGACCATGA
- a CDS encoding UPF0149 family protein gives MLPSSVTTMITALAQNTNPKVQAEKLTAFGRALLRVPADAADLLGALASISTVEDVEERMSHLLGAALDEARMARENGRQQGKLFIDSLETHLSMLVVTGILTFRGRLAVSRAWVLAGLTPPESLALQEVAFNEVVRESQDPADFGSLLDSLVGPLIQEDGGSSALYSMFAEMFPTMAPGAREALVRVVVGRPPEIYAELGCGWLLDASAEIRSGAVEGLFNRLASGQLSAEVLARLTILRSWLTDAVVRDRLDGLVRDAMRKGIASAISKPKRKLHRVVASLVDGSGTQSMAATVQTGSSRSVALVLLKQGFGVKDAYVLPCASATEQRAIMARITDEIEAFDVSPKYMAQAIGLAVAEGLEAGLAPVPGLVDVVQSCSLVGLRPLSASVEAILGLADPDGRIAGLPVQARGRLITASQYWVDQYPMLAIWFEDSDETVAGLESAKSHTALTRSMWSVLEARRAHWAAVIARNALLLSAIGADDADTFIAVASALMHGRDLKKIPVMKFICDQSIIVWIDRGNGQGGLFGPDLEGPFVSSSVAPAFAAEKKGELARLLRPAGLTEPWLDGYLMGVCTAPLSVAPPDWLSPLLDLVAANLKTDKKLSRFVELLMLHYNGTVSKMQAGGDAALIPTEIPLIPIWADGYLTAWEATKPNWPTKALGSQGKSIRKVLERATDGRFDHLELSVSLPAWLRQRFANKQM, from the coding sequence ATGCTGCCCAGCTCCGTCACGACCATGATCACCGCTCTTGCGCAGAACACTAATCCGAAGGTGCAGGCGGAGAAGCTGACGGCATTCGGGCGGGCGCTTCTGAGGGTACCTGCGGATGCGGCGGACTTGCTGGGAGCACTGGCCAGCATCTCCACGGTCGAGGATGTAGAGGAGCGTATGAGTCACCTGCTGGGTGCCGCCTTGGACGAAGCCAGAATGGCGCGCGAGAACGGGCGGCAGCAGGGTAAGCTCTTTATTGATAGCCTTGAAACCCATCTGAGCATGCTAGTCGTAACAGGCATTTTGACGTTCAGAGGCCGTCTGGCAGTATCGAGAGCATGGGTGCTCGCCGGCCTGACCCCGCCGGAAAGTCTCGCCTTGCAGGAGGTTGCTTTCAACGAGGTCGTTAGGGAGAGCCAAGATCCAGCTGATTTCGGCTCCCTTCTCGACAGCCTGGTTGGCCCGCTGATCCAAGAGGACGGCGGCAGTTCGGCCCTCTACTCGATGTTTGCCGAGATGTTCCCCACCATGGCACCCGGGGCACGCGAGGCATTGGTCCGGGTCGTCGTGGGGCGTCCGCCGGAAATCTACGCCGAACTTGGTTGTGGCTGGCTGCTCGACGCCAGTGCAGAGATCCGCTCCGGCGCGGTGGAAGGCCTATTCAACCGACTAGCGTCTGGGCAACTTTCTGCAGAGGTGCTGGCGCGGCTCACGATCCTGCGAAGCTGGCTGACAGATGCTGTGGTGCGCGACCGCTTGGATGGGCTTGTTCGTGATGCCATGCGCAAGGGGATAGCAAGCGCCATCAGCAAGCCCAAGCGGAAGTTGCATCGGGTCGTCGCCAGTCTTGTTGATGGTTCCGGGACACAAAGCATGGCGGCGACAGTTCAGACGGGAAGTTCGCGCAGCGTTGCCCTGGTTCTGCTGAAACAAGGGTTCGGGGTAAAGGATGCCTACGTCCTGCCCTGCGCCAGCGCTACTGAGCAGCGCGCTATCATGGCCCGGATTACCGATGAGATCGAGGCCTTTGACGTTTCTCCAAAGTACATGGCGCAGGCAATCGGCCTCGCAGTGGCCGAGGGGCTGGAGGCGGGCTTGGCACCCGTACCGGGGCTAGTGGATGTGGTACAGTCCTGCAGCCTTGTTGGGTTACGCCCTCTCTCCGCTTCGGTTGAGGCGATCCTTGGGTTGGCCGATCCCGATGGTCGTATTGCCGGCCTGCCAGTACAGGCCCGTGGGCGGCTGATCACCGCCAGCCAGTATTGGGTGGACCAGTATCCAATGCTAGCGATCTGGTTCGAGGACAGTGACGAGACGGTGGCCGGACTGGAGAGCGCAAAATCCCACACTGCTCTGACCCGAAGCATGTGGAGTGTGCTGGAAGCCCGCCGCGCGCATTGGGCCGCCGTCATCGCCCGCAACGCGCTGCTGCTCAGTGCAATCGGAGCGGACGACGCAGACACGTTCATCGCCGTTGCTAGTGCGCTGATGCATGGGCGGGATCTGAAGAAGATCCCGGTCATGAAATTCATCTGCGACCAATCCATCATTGTCTGGATCGACCGGGGGAATGGCCAGGGCGGACTGTTTGGCCCGGACCTGGAGGGGCCTTTCGTATCATCGTCCGTGGCGCCAGCCTTCGCGGCCGAGAAGAAAGGCGAGTTGGCAAGACTACTGCGTCCGGCCGGGCTGACCGAGCCCTGGCTTGATGGCTATCTCATGGGGGTCTGTACCGCACCGCTCTCCGTAGCGCCCCCCGACTGGCTCAGCCCTCTCCTCGATCTTGTTGCGGCCAACCTGAAGACTGACAAGAAGCTGTCCCGCTTTGTCGAACTCCTTATGCTGCATTACAACGGCACCGTCTCAAAGATGCAGGCGGGGGGCGATGCGGCTCTGATCCCCACCGAGATCCCGCTCATCCCCATCTGGGCAGACGGCTATCTGACTGCTTGGGAGGCCACGAAACCCAATTGGCCGACCAAGGCACTTGGTTCGCAGGGCAAGTCAATCCGGAAGGTACTCGAAAGGGCGACAGATGGTCGGTTCGACCACCTCGAGTTGTCGGTTTCACTGCCGGCATGGCTGAGGCAGCGCTTCGCCAATAAGCAGATGTGA
- a CDS encoding glycosyltransferase: MPVQTTVVSSLAWTPHDYVGPPDHAYVDAALHDLDQEGVTHYVSLPPKAVYDLMDAADYLIFPTFHDTFGFVSIEALASGTPVIATNTCVLPEIIQTGRNGHLLPFDNDRIVGKWSWLYRQQDPGYLEAYEAATASLSAALFERLAGSWDDRALYEELSAGAVASAYDQFHPQTARRRLEALYERFRPAP, from the coding sequence GTGCCAGTGCAGACGACGGTCGTCTCCTCCCTCGCCTGGACACCTCACGACTATGTCGGGCCGCCAGACCACGCCTATGTTGACGCCGCGCTGCATGATCTGGATCAGGAGGGGGTCACGCATTATGTCAGTCTGCCACCGAAAGCAGTGTATGACCTCATGGATGCGGCGGATTACCTCATCTTCCCGACCTTCCACGACACGTTCGGTTTTGTCTCGATCGAGGCGCTTGCATCCGGTACGCCGGTTATCGCCACGAATACCTGCGTCCTGCCCGAAATTATCCAGACGGGCCGAAATGGCCACCTGCTGCCGTTCGACAATGACCGGATTGTCGGCAAATGGTCTTGGCTTTACCGGCAGCAGGATCCGGGATACCTCGAAGCCTATGAGGCTGCGACCGCCTCTCTGTCAGCGGCGCTATTCGAGCGCTTGGCAGGCAGCTGGGACGATCGAGCGCTTTACGAGGAACTGAGTGCTGGCGCAGTCGCCTCGGCGTACGATCAGTTCCACCCGCAGACTGCGCGTCGCCGTCTGGAAGCGCTCTACGAGCGGTTCAGGCCAGCGCCGTGA